The Natator depressus isolate rNatDep1 chromosome 11, rNatDep2.hap1, whole genome shotgun sequence genome includes a window with the following:
- the TTLL4 gene encoding tubulin monoglutamylase TTLL4 isoform X2, with translation MASAGPEHYSIGLKTGSNFQLPVPAAERSPESQAWFLAQQQVKPIWKLGRKHVNTFQDHRPIHSGIPPQRACFLYPASLCSSHLSDRSLPLSRSPPHPFPDLAGSTLLYRRSYLRHKPYQRLESICLRSSALESRQLPFPPSALQADLGMASSAVDPFPRPSAAGEQPGSGGKSAPLGSGRQTSSQYKPVLNNNSFLRPNSAKVPLLQSPENKKLKTPPRSPAISWSHCGGNGDGSSMSLENRSGKGNGLALEHATPMSRLSPVQPNAALRAERTSLHLEDSESRVQTLKAKEREIRLTDAVRKLSGKVNTYNKFGRRIETSCLMNTGFQYNLFNRNSHWKQHLFTQLSPKETAAPLNLEMGNRCLSGNLSLAGPDSAAVCTKRISVRLLASNSDSSDPSAPCRTVNFLALSSGDQVGKSEPAPHADISAVAAQMSTIQLSKDAKWEQAAPLRDLEAAVNLPLLDPGEPEADAEEELPDGLEDGCSQDEEEEEGESDSSSVTGLSPSGSVALISRNCIECLTQPLEAQERILKPALICSLFPTVPPTIYFSTRDEKVEKLPWEQRKLLRWKMSTVTPNIVKQTIGRSHFKVSKKSSDWLGCWGHHMKSPGFRAIKEHQKLNHFPGSFQIGRKDRLWRNLSKMQARFGKKEFNFFPQSFILPQDIKLLRKAWEESGSRQKWIVKPPASARGIGIQVIHKWSQLPKRRPLLVQRYLHKPYLIGGSKFDLRIYVYVTCYDPLRIYLFKDGLVRFASCKYSSSMKSLSNKFMHLTNYSVNKKNAEYKSNSDETACQGHKWALKALWSYLSQKGVNSEAIWEKIKDIVIKTIIASEPYVNSLVRMYVRHPYCCHELFGFDVMLDENLKPWILEVNISPSLHSNSPLDVSIKGQMIRDLLNLAGFVLPNLDDVASGSGSASSSAISLSSTTKEKLKSAPEQFTAEKMKRAYYLTQKLPDQDFYSSILDILTPDDVRVLVETEDEFSRRGQFERAFPTRIAMRYLRFFEQPRYFNILTAQWELKYYLNKPRGLDLLRNWCHKGYLSGAVTDLAQTWSLPRPHLFPKSDGHLNGFCKLESGQFSKPLPRDAEEVPKSPEPSACPQSLPLIRYAGGAIKKPVLPRTQSHLSDSALVM, from the exons ATGGCCTCTGCAGGACCGGAGCACTATAGCATAGGCCTCAAGACGGGAAGCAACTTCCAACTCCCCGTTCCAGCTGCGGAGAGATCCCCCGAGAGCCAGGCCTGGTTCCTCGCTCAGCAGCAGGTGAAGCCCATCTGGAAGCTAGGAAGAAAGCATGTAAATACTTTCCAGGACCACAGGCCAATCCACTCAGGGATCCCTCCCCAGCGCGCCTGCTTCTTGTACCCAGCCTCGTTATGCAGCAGTCACCTGAGTgaccggagcctgcccctctcccGGTCCCCGCCCCATCCCTTCCCGGACCTCGCTGGGAGCACATTGCTGTATCGGCGCTCTTACCTCAGACACAAGCCCTACCAGCGGCTCGAGTCCATCTGCTTACGGTCCAGTGCTTTGGAGAGCCGACAGCTTCCTTTCCCACCCAGTGCTCTCCAGGCTGACCTCGGCATGGCGTCCTCAGCGGTGGACCCGTTCCCCCGGCCGAGTGCAGCTGGGGAGCAGCCCGGCTCAGGGGGGAAGAGTGCTCCTCTAGGCTCAGGTAGACAAACGTCCAGCCAGTACAAACCAGTGCTAAACAATAACTCCTTCCTACGGCCAAACAGTGCTAAGGTGCCTTTGCTGCAGTCGCCGGAAAACAAGAAACTGAAGACCCCCCCTAGGTCTCCTGCGATATCTTGGTCCCATTGTGGGGGGAACGGGGATGGCTCCTCCATGAGTCTGGAGAACAGATCTGGGAAAGGCAACGGCCTTGCCCTGGAGCACGCCACCCCCATGTCCCGCCTGTCTCCAGTTCAGCCCAATGCGGCCCTCCGAGCCGAGCGAACCTCTTTGCACTTGGAGGACAGTGAGAGCCGGGTGCAGACTTTAAAAGCCAAGGAACGAGAGATCCGGCTCACAGATGCCGTGAGAAAACTGAGTGGGAAGGTTAACACCTACAACAAATTCGGCCGCAGGATTGAGACCTCCTGCCTCATGAACACGGGCTTCCAGTACAACCTATTCAACAGGAACAGCCACTGGAAACAACATCTCTTCACCCAGCTGAGCCCAAAAGAAACGGCTGCCCCCTTGAACTTGGAGATGGGTAACCGGTGCCTAAGCGGTAACCTGAGCCTGGCTGGCCCCGACAGTGCCGCTGTCTGCACGAAACGAATCAGTGTTCGCCTCTTAGCCTCCAATTCTGACTCTTCGGACCCCAGTGCGCCCTGTCGGACTGTGAACTTCCTAGCCCTGAGCAGTGGAGACCAGGTGGGGAAAAGCGAGCCAGCCCCCCATGCCGACATCTCCGCGGTAGCAGCTCAGATGTCCACCATCCAGCTGAGCAAGGATGCGAAGTGGGAGCAGGCCGCTCCCCTGAGAGACCTAGA GGCGGCCGTCAACCTGCCCCTGCTCGACCCTGGGGAGCCTGAAGCTGATGCAGAAGAAGAGCTTCCTGATGGCTTGGAAGATGGCTGCAGTcaggatgaggaggaagaggagg gCGAGTCAGACAGCTCCTCCGTCACAGGTTTATCGCCCAGTGGCTCTGTGGCTCTAATTTCCAG GAATTGTATTGAGTGTTTGACCCAGCCACTTGAGGCCCAAGAACGAATCCTCAAACCAGCTCTCATATGCAGTTTATTCCCCACCGTGCCTCCAACCATCTACTTCAGTACTCGGGATGAGAAAG TGGAGAAGCTCCCCTGGGAGCAGAGGAAGCTGCTGCGATGGAAGATGAGCACCGTCACCCCCAACATCGTGAAGCAAACCATCGGCAGGTCCCACTTCAAAGTCAGCAAGA AAAGCAGTGACTGGTTGGGCTGCTGGGGCCATCACATGAAGTCACCTGGCTTCCGAGCCATCAAGGAGCATCAGAAG TTAAACCACTTCCCTGGCTCATTTCAAATCGGGAGGAAGGATCGTCTGTGGCGCAACCTGTCAAAGATGCAGGCTCGTTTCGGCAAGAAGGAGTTTAACTTCTTCCCCCAGTCCTTCATCCTGCCCCAGGACATCAAGCTGCTGAGGAAGGCCTGGGAGGAGAGTGGTAGCCGCCAGAAGTGGATCGTAAAACCA CCGGCGTCGGCCAGAGGCATTGGGATCCAGGTCATCCACAAATGGAGCCAGCTGCCCAAGAGGAGACCACTGCTGGTGCAAAG GTACTTGCACAAGCCCTACCTCATTGGCGGGAGCAAGTTTGACCTGAGGATTTATGTTTACGTCACTTGCTACGATCCCCTCAGGATCTACTTGTTCAAAGACGGATTAGTGCGCTTTGCCAGCTGCAA ATATTCCTCCTCCATGAAGAGCCTCAGCAACAAGTTCATGCACCTGACCAACTACAGCGTGAACAAGAAGAACGCAGAGTACAAATCCAACTCGGATGAGACCGCTTGTCAAGGGCACAAATg GGCACTGAAAGCGCTTTGGAGCTACCTGAGCCAAAAGGGGGTCAACAGCGAGGCCATCTGGGAGAAGATCAAGGACATCGTTATCAAAACAATCATTGC GTCTGAGCCCTACGTGAACAGCCTGGTGAGAATGTACGTGCGGCATCCGTACTGCTGCCACGAGCTCTTCGGCTTCGATGTCATGCTGGACGAGAACCTCAAGCCTTGGATCTTGGAAGTGAACATCTCCCCCAG CCTCCATTCCAATTCGCCGCTGGACGTGAGCATCAAAGGCCAGATGATCCGGGATCTCCTCAACCTGGCTGGCTTTGTTCTTCCCAACCTGGACGACGTGGCATCAGGCTCAGGGAGTGCCAGCAGCTCCGCCATCAG TCTAAGCAGCACCACGAAGGAGAAGCTGAAGTCGGCCCCGGAGCAGTTCACGGCAGAGAAGATGAAGCGAGCTTATTACTTGACACAGAAGCTACCTGATCAG GATTTCTACTCCTCCATCCTGGACATCCTGACCCCGGACGACGTGCGGGTGCTGGTGGAGACGGAGGATGAGTTTTCTCGGCGCGGGCAGTTTGAGCGGGCGTTCCCGACCCGGATCGCCATGCGGTACCTGCGTTTCTTCGAGCAGCCGCGCTACTTCAACATCCTCACGGCCCAGTGGGAGCTGAAATATTACTTGAACAAACCCAGAG GTTTGGATCTGTTAAGAAACTGGTGTCACAAGGGGTACCTCAGCGGGGCAGTGACGGACTTGGCCCAGACG tgGTCACtgccaaggccccacctcttccccaagagTGACGGCCACCTGAACGGCTTCTGCAAACTGGAATCGGGCCAATTCAG CAAACCTCTTCCGAGAGATGCCGAGGAAGTTCCCAAGTCCCCGGAGCCCAGCGCTTGCCCACAGAGTTTACCTCTGATCAGATATGCCGGTGGAGCCATCAAGAAACCCGTCCTCCCGCGGACACAGAGCCACCTGTCTGACTCCGCCTTGGTCATGTGA
- the TTLL4 gene encoding tubulin monoglutamylase TTLL4 isoform X1: MASAGPEHYSIGLKTGSNFQLPVPAAERSPESQAWFLAQQQVKPIWKLGRKHVNTFQDHRPIHSGIPPQRACFLYPASLCSSHLSDRSLPLSRSPPHPFPDLAGSTLLYRRSYLRHKPYQRLESICLRSSALESRQLPFPPSALQADLGMASSAVDPFPRPSAAGEQPGSGGKSAPLGSGRQTSSQYKPVLNNNSFLRPNSAKVPLLQSPENKKLKTPPRSPAISWSHCGGNGDGSSMSLENRSGKGNGLALEHATPMSRLSPVQPNAALRAERTSLHLEDSESRVQTLKAKEREIRLTDAVRKLSGKVNTYNKFGRRIETSCLMNTGFQYNLFNRNSHWKQHLFTQLSPKETAAPLNLEMGNRCLSGNLSLAGPDSAAVCTKRISVRLLASNSDSSDPSAPCRTVNFLALSSGDQVGKSEPAPHADISAVAAQMSTIQLSKDAKWEQAAPLRDLEAAVNLPLLDPGEPEADAEEELPDGLEDGCSQDEEEEEGESDSSSVTGLSPSGSVALISRNCIECLTQPLEAQERILKPALICSLFPTVPPTIYFSTRDEKVEKLPWEQRKLLRWKMSTVTPNIVKQTIGRSHFKVSKKSSDWLGCWGHHMKSPGFRAIKEHQKLNHFPGSFQIGRKDRLWRNLSKMQARFGKKEFNFFPQSFILPQDIKLLRKAWEESGSRQKWIVKPPASARGIGIQVIHKWSQLPKRRPLLVQRYLHKPYLIGGSKFDLRIYVYVTCYDPLRIYLFKDGLVRFASCKYSSSMKSLSNKFMHLTNYSVNKKNAEYKSNSDETACQGHKWALKALWSYLSQKGVNSEAIWEKIKDIVIKTIIASEPYVNSLVRMYVRHPYCCHELFGFDVMLDENLKPWILEVNISPSLHSNSPLDVSIKGQMIRDLLNLAGFVLPNLDDVASGSGSASSSAISLSSTTKEKLKSAPEQFTAEKMKRAYYLTQKLPDQDFYSSILDILTPDDVRVLVETEDEFSRRGQFERAFPTRIAMRYLRFFEQPRYFNILTAQWELKYYLNKPRGLDLLRNWCHKGYLSGAVTDLAQTGNSAITILLPSQWSLPRPHLFPKSDGHLNGFCKLESGQFSKPLPRDAEEVPKSPEPSACPQSLPLIRYAGGAIKKPVLPRTQSHLSDSALVM, translated from the exons ATGGCCTCTGCAGGACCGGAGCACTATAGCATAGGCCTCAAGACGGGAAGCAACTTCCAACTCCCCGTTCCAGCTGCGGAGAGATCCCCCGAGAGCCAGGCCTGGTTCCTCGCTCAGCAGCAGGTGAAGCCCATCTGGAAGCTAGGAAGAAAGCATGTAAATACTTTCCAGGACCACAGGCCAATCCACTCAGGGATCCCTCCCCAGCGCGCCTGCTTCTTGTACCCAGCCTCGTTATGCAGCAGTCACCTGAGTgaccggagcctgcccctctcccGGTCCCCGCCCCATCCCTTCCCGGACCTCGCTGGGAGCACATTGCTGTATCGGCGCTCTTACCTCAGACACAAGCCCTACCAGCGGCTCGAGTCCATCTGCTTACGGTCCAGTGCTTTGGAGAGCCGACAGCTTCCTTTCCCACCCAGTGCTCTCCAGGCTGACCTCGGCATGGCGTCCTCAGCGGTGGACCCGTTCCCCCGGCCGAGTGCAGCTGGGGAGCAGCCCGGCTCAGGGGGGAAGAGTGCTCCTCTAGGCTCAGGTAGACAAACGTCCAGCCAGTACAAACCAGTGCTAAACAATAACTCCTTCCTACGGCCAAACAGTGCTAAGGTGCCTTTGCTGCAGTCGCCGGAAAACAAGAAACTGAAGACCCCCCCTAGGTCTCCTGCGATATCTTGGTCCCATTGTGGGGGGAACGGGGATGGCTCCTCCATGAGTCTGGAGAACAGATCTGGGAAAGGCAACGGCCTTGCCCTGGAGCACGCCACCCCCATGTCCCGCCTGTCTCCAGTTCAGCCCAATGCGGCCCTCCGAGCCGAGCGAACCTCTTTGCACTTGGAGGACAGTGAGAGCCGGGTGCAGACTTTAAAAGCCAAGGAACGAGAGATCCGGCTCACAGATGCCGTGAGAAAACTGAGTGGGAAGGTTAACACCTACAACAAATTCGGCCGCAGGATTGAGACCTCCTGCCTCATGAACACGGGCTTCCAGTACAACCTATTCAACAGGAACAGCCACTGGAAACAACATCTCTTCACCCAGCTGAGCCCAAAAGAAACGGCTGCCCCCTTGAACTTGGAGATGGGTAACCGGTGCCTAAGCGGTAACCTGAGCCTGGCTGGCCCCGACAGTGCCGCTGTCTGCACGAAACGAATCAGTGTTCGCCTCTTAGCCTCCAATTCTGACTCTTCGGACCCCAGTGCGCCCTGTCGGACTGTGAACTTCCTAGCCCTGAGCAGTGGAGACCAGGTGGGGAAAAGCGAGCCAGCCCCCCATGCCGACATCTCCGCGGTAGCAGCTCAGATGTCCACCATCCAGCTGAGCAAGGATGCGAAGTGGGAGCAGGCCGCTCCCCTGAGAGACCTAGA GGCGGCCGTCAACCTGCCCCTGCTCGACCCTGGGGAGCCTGAAGCTGATGCAGAAGAAGAGCTTCCTGATGGCTTGGAAGATGGCTGCAGTcaggatgaggaggaagaggagg gCGAGTCAGACAGCTCCTCCGTCACAGGTTTATCGCCCAGTGGCTCTGTGGCTCTAATTTCCAG GAATTGTATTGAGTGTTTGACCCAGCCACTTGAGGCCCAAGAACGAATCCTCAAACCAGCTCTCATATGCAGTTTATTCCCCACCGTGCCTCCAACCATCTACTTCAGTACTCGGGATGAGAAAG TGGAGAAGCTCCCCTGGGAGCAGAGGAAGCTGCTGCGATGGAAGATGAGCACCGTCACCCCCAACATCGTGAAGCAAACCATCGGCAGGTCCCACTTCAAAGTCAGCAAGA AAAGCAGTGACTGGTTGGGCTGCTGGGGCCATCACATGAAGTCACCTGGCTTCCGAGCCATCAAGGAGCATCAGAAG TTAAACCACTTCCCTGGCTCATTTCAAATCGGGAGGAAGGATCGTCTGTGGCGCAACCTGTCAAAGATGCAGGCTCGTTTCGGCAAGAAGGAGTTTAACTTCTTCCCCCAGTCCTTCATCCTGCCCCAGGACATCAAGCTGCTGAGGAAGGCCTGGGAGGAGAGTGGTAGCCGCCAGAAGTGGATCGTAAAACCA CCGGCGTCGGCCAGAGGCATTGGGATCCAGGTCATCCACAAATGGAGCCAGCTGCCCAAGAGGAGACCACTGCTGGTGCAAAG GTACTTGCACAAGCCCTACCTCATTGGCGGGAGCAAGTTTGACCTGAGGATTTATGTTTACGTCACTTGCTACGATCCCCTCAGGATCTACTTGTTCAAAGACGGATTAGTGCGCTTTGCCAGCTGCAA ATATTCCTCCTCCATGAAGAGCCTCAGCAACAAGTTCATGCACCTGACCAACTACAGCGTGAACAAGAAGAACGCAGAGTACAAATCCAACTCGGATGAGACCGCTTGTCAAGGGCACAAATg GGCACTGAAAGCGCTTTGGAGCTACCTGAGCCAAAAGGGGGTCAACAGCGAGGCCATCTGGGAGAAGATCAAGGACATCGTTATCAAAACAATCATTGC GTCTGAGCCCTACGTGAACAGCCTGGTGAGAATGTACGTGCGGCATCCGTACTGCTGCCACGAGCTCTTCGGCTTCGATGTCATGCTGGACGAGAACCTCAAGCCTTGGATCTTGGAAGTGAACATCTCCCCCAG CCTCCATTCCAATTCGCCGCTGGACGTGAGCATCAAAGGCCAGATGATCCGGGATCTCCTCAACCTGGCTGGCTTTGTTCTTCCCAACCTGGACGACGTGGCATCAGGCTCAGGGAGTGCCAGCAGCTCCGCCATCAG TCTAAGCAGCACCACGAAGGAGAAGCTGAAGTCGGCCCCGGAGCAGTTCACGGCAGAGAAGATGAAGCGAGCTTATTACTTGACACAGAAGCTACCTGATCAG GATTTCTACTCCTCCATCCTGGACATCCTGACCCCGGACGACGTGCGGGTGCTGGTGGAGACGGAGGATGAGTTTTCTCGGCGCGGGCAGTTTGAGCGGGCGTTCCCGACCCGGATCGCCATGCGGTACCTGCGTTTCTTCGAGCAGCCGCGCTACTTCAACATCCTCACGGCCCAGTGGGAGCTGAAATATTACTTGAACAAACCCAGAG GTTTGGATCTGTTAAGAAACTGGTGTCACAAGGGGTACCTCAGCGGGGCAGTGACGGACTTGGCCCAGACG GGGAATTCTGCCATTACcattcttctcccctcccagtgGTCACtgccaaggccccacctcttccccaagagTGACGGCCACCTGAACGGCTTCTGCAAACTGGAATCGGGCCAATTCAG CAAACCTCTTCCGAGAGATGCCGAGGAAGTTCCCAAGTCCCCGGAGCCCAGCGCTTGCCCACAGAGTTTACCTCTGATCAGATATGCCGGTGGAGCCATCAAGAAACCCGTCCTCCCGCGGACACAGAGCCACCTGTCTGACTCCGCCTTGGTCATGTGA